In Thunnus maccoyii chromosome 3, fThuMac1.1, whole genome shotgun sequence, the following proteins share a genomic window:
- the fam72a gene encoding protein FAM72A isoform X2, which produces MKAVLLADTEVELFSTDIPPNRTVDFVASCYSTESCKCKLRDIACLKCGNVVGYHVVAPCKPCLLSCNNGHFWMFNSDAVSTLNRLDATGLNLLLWGDLPELDDSENEESESPSEEECIR; this is translated from the exons ATGAAAGCAGTGCTTCTTGCAGACACCGAGGTTGAGCTGTTCTCCACTGATATACCACCCAACAG AACTGTTGACTTTGTGGCCAGCTGCTACTCGACTGAAAGCTGCAAATGCAAACTGAGAGACATCGCATGTCTCAAGTG TGGTAATGTTGTGGGCTATCATGTTGTGGCCCCCTGTAAACCCTGCCTGCTTTCCTGTAACAACGGCCATTTCTGGATGTTCAATAGTGATGCCGTGTCTACTCTTAACAGACTGGATGCGACAG GTCTGAATCTGCTCCTGTGGGGAGATCTTCCTGAGCTGGATGACAGTGAGAATGAGGAATCAGAAAGCCCATCAGAGGAGGAGTGCATTAGGTAG
- the fam72a gene encoding protein FAM72A isoform X1: MSTSNANFKNKCVTQVNCIFCDSLLCTRGMKAVLLADTEVELFSTDIPPNRTVDFVASCYSTESCKCKLRDIACLKCGNVVGYHVVAPCKPCLLSCNNGHFWMFNSDAVSTLNRLDATGLNLLLWGDLPELDDSENEESESPSEEECIR; encoded by the exons ATGTCTACATCAAACGCCAATTTCAAAAACAAGTGTGTGACCCAGGTGAATTGCATATTTTGTGACAGTTTGCTCTGCACGAGAGGCATGAAAGCAGTGCTTCTTGCAGACACCGAGGTTGAGCTGTTCTCCACTGATATACCACCCAACAG AACTGTTGACTTTGTGGCCAGCTGCTACTCGACTGAAAGCTGCAAATGCAAACTGAGAGACATCGCATGTCTCAAGTG TGGTAATGTTGTGGGCTATCATGTTGTGGCCCCCTGTAAACCCTGCCTGCTTTCCTGTAACAACGGCCATTTCTGGATGTTCAATAGTGATGCCGTGTCTACTCTTAACAGACTGGATGCGACAG GTCTGAATCTGCTCCTGTGGGGAGATCTTCCTGAGCTGGATGACAGTGAGAATGAGGAATCAGAAAGCCCATCAGAGGAGGAGTGCATTAGGTAG